From Prosthecobacter sp., the proteins below share one genomic window:
- a CDS encoding NAD(P)/FAD-dependent oxidoreductase, whose product MKTDFDVIIVGGGPVGLLLACLLKKQGLRIRVLEKRTQPIPHSAAIGITPPSLHILNKLGLTSEFIDAGLKVRDCFVHGQSGLLGCMTFRDIPDEHRFILALPQVTTIAILQKHLGAEFIETGCEVSEVRQSDDHCVVRDGDRELTARYVIACDGSRSRVREWIGMKAPAHAYDLHFLMGDFIDRTGFGEEAHLFFTSTGSVESFPLPGGQRRWIVQTDTRLDQPPKGLVSELTRLRTGLDVPVADQVNESVFTPRRFNCDRYYDGRVILCGDAAHGMSPIGGQGMNTGFADAEFLAEVLSHGDPCSLLPAYSRFRRKAAKTAIFRAEWGMWLGTWRGRKLSILRDAILKFLLCQGPIARRMGPFYAMLTIPFNTLARVPQASLKPRTV is encoded by the coding sequence ATGAAGACGGATTTTGATGTGATCATCGTCGGTGGCGGCCCAGTGGGCCTGCTGCTGGCCTGCTTGCTCAAAAAACAGGGCCTGCGCATCCGCGTGCTGGAAAAACGCACGCAACCCATCCCGCACTCCGCCGCCATCGGCATCACGCCGCCTTCGTTGCATATCTTGAACAAGCTTGGGCTGACTTCCGAGTTCATTGATGCCGGGTTGAAGGTGCGGGACTGCTTCGTGCATGGCCAGAGCGGCCTGCTCGGCTGCATGACGTTCCGCGACATCCCGGACGAGCATCGCTTCATCCTCGCGCTCCCACAGGTGACGACGATTGCCATTCTGCAAAAGCATCTCGGCGCTGAATTCATCGAAACCGGCTGCGAAGTCAGCGAGGTGAGGCAGTCCGACGATCACTGCGTCGTGCGTGACGGTGATCGTGAGCTCACCGCTCGTTACGTCATCGCGTGCGACGGCAGCCGCAGCCGTGTGCGTGAGTGGATCGGCATGAAGGCGCCCGCACATGCCTATGACCTCCACTTTCTCATGGGCGACTTCATTGACCGCACTGGATTCGGTGAAGAAGCGCACCTCTTTTTCACCTCCACGGGTTCTGTGGAATCGTTTCCGCTGCCCGGCGGTCAAAGACGCTGGATCGTGCAAACCGACACGCGCCTCGATCAGCCGCCGAAAGGTCTCGTCAGCGAACTCACCCGCCTGCGCACCGGCCTCGACGTGCCGGTGGCGGATCAAGTCAATGAAAGCGTCTTCACACCGCGCCGCTTCAATTGCGACCGCTACTACGATGGCCGCGTCATCCTCTGCGGCGATGCCGCGCACGGCATGAGCCCCATCGGCGGCCAGGGCATGAACACCGGCTTTGCCGATGCGGAGTTCCTCGCCGAGGTGCTCAGTCATGGCGATCCATGCTCGCTGCTGCCCGCTTACAGCCGCTTCCGCCGCAAGGCCGCGAAGACCGCCATCTTCCGCGCTGAATGGGGCATGTGGCTTGGCACCTGGCGCGGAAGAAAACTCTCGATCCTGCGCGATGCCATTTTGAAGTTCCTGCTTTGCCAGGGCCCCATCGCACGCCGCATGGGACCGTTCTACGCCATGCTCACCATCCCATTCAACACGCTCGCCCGCGTCCCGCAGGCCAGTTTGAAACCGCGCACCGTTTGA
- a CDS encoding type III polyketide synthase produces the protein MPAYIHHIATDTPPYIYSNEFACSRMKGWVSEPRAKRMVEMIYERTGIDTRYSASDDFLKDDGELFRTLPDGTINSPTTGQRNTLYAKASRELAVKLARKTLAECPQFNKEDITHIVFASCTGFANPGPDYHIIRDLGLNESVERYTIGFMGCYAAFPAMRMAAQFCEANPNAVVLVMCLELCSLHLQVSDKPESIVANALFADGAAAAIMSARKPAGDRPYYRVQGFHSALVPSSEAHMAWDIGDNGFNMVLSAYVPDLIGSNIREMLGGILAKREMQIGDIDEWAVHPGGRAILDQVEQHLELPAEALEMSRDVLRDYGNMSSPTVMFVLKGMLEEAETDRATTCAIAFGPGLTVETAVLERCGAAITAPKKSKTTIRA, from the coding sequence ATGCCCGCTTACATTCATCACATCGCGACGGACACACCGCCGTACATTTACAGCAATGAATTCGCCTGTTCCCGGATGAAAGGCTGGGTCAGCGAACCGCGCGCCAAACGCATGGTCGAGATGATCTACGAGCGCACCGGCATCGACACACGCTACAGCGCGAGCGATGATTTCCTGAAGGACGACGGCGAACTCTTCCGCACGCTGCCTGACGGAACTATCAATTCGCCCACCACCGGCCAGCGGAACACGCTTTATGCCAAAGCCTCACGCGAACTCGCGGTGAAGCTCGCCCGCAAGACCCTCGCCGAGTGCCCACAGTTCAATAAAGAAGACATCACGCACATTGTCTTCGCCTCCTGCACGGGCTTTGCGAATCCAGGACCGGATTATCACATCATCCGCGACCTCGGGCTGAACGAGAGCGTGGAGCGCTACACCATCGGCTTCATGGGCTGCTACGCGGCTTTTCCCGCCATGCGCATGGCGGCGCAGTTTTGTGAGGCGAATCCAAACGCGGTGGTGCTCGTGATGTGCCTGGAACTTTGCTCGCTGCATCTGCAAGTCAGTGACAAGCCCGAAAGCATCGTGGCGAACGCGCTCTTCGCCGATGGTGCGGCGGCGGCGATCATGAGCGCGCGCAAACCGGCAGGCGACCGGCCTTACTATCGCGTGCAGGGCTTCCACTCGGCGCTTGTGCCGTCCAGCGAGGCGCACATGGCCTGGGACATCGGCGACAACGGTTTCAACATGGTGCTCTCCGCTTATGTGCCTGATCTCATCGGCAGCAACATCCGTGAGATGCTCGGCGGCATCCTCGCCAAACGTGAGATGCAGATCGGCGACATCGACGAATGGGCCGTGCATCCCGGCGGGCGGGCGATTCTCGATCAGGTGGAGCAGCATCTCGAACTGCCTGCCGAGGCGCTGGAGATGTCCCGCGACGTGCTGCGTGATTACGGCAACATGAGCAGCCCCACGGTCATGTTTGTGCTCAAAGGCATGCTCGAAGAGGCCGAAACCGACCGTGCCACGACCTGCGCCATCGCCTTCGGTCCCGGATTGACGGTGGAAACGGCGGTGCTGGAGCGCTGCGGCGCGGCGATCACCGCGCCGAAGAAATCGAAAACCACGATCCGAGCATGA
- a CDS encoding YceI family protein has protein sequence MKTPLLLLLVVFGSFLHAETWSGTARISFDGTSTLHDWGGKVAVEPFKADVTMDGDRPQRVKAEVTVKAANMDTAEPKRDANMRKAMQVDAHPLIVGKIDAKFSEIAAASTPTKLPIELNLLGKPQNVTGTISNWKLAGKKATFDLDFPVSLKASGISVPTVLLFIKVGDGIKVHASVTLTQN, from the coding sequence TTGAAAACACCGCTATTACTTCTCCTCGTTGTCTTCGGCTCCTTCCTCCATGCCGAAACATGGAGCGGCACCGCCCGCATCTCCTTTGACGGCACCTCCACGCTGCATGACTGGGGCGGCAAGGTCGCGGTGGAGCCATTCAAGGCCGATGTCACCATGGATGGTGACAGACCCCAACGCGTAAAGGCCGAAGTGACCGTCAAAGCTGCAAACATGGACACCGCCGAACCGAAACGCGATGCCAACATGCGCAAGGCGATGCAAGTGGACGCGCATCCGCTCATCGTTGGCAAGATTGACGCAAAGTTCAGTGAGATTGCCGCCGCAAGCACTCCTACCAAACTACCCATTGAGCTGAATCTGCTCGGCAAGCCGCAAAACGTCACCGGAACGATCTCGAACTGGAAACTCGCCGGCAAAAAGGCCACCTTTGATCTCGACTTCCCCGTCTCGCTGAAAGCCAGCGGCATTAGCGTCCCCACGGTGCTGTTATTCATCAAAGTGGGGGATGGCATCAAGGTTCATGCCTCCGTTACACTCACTCAGAACTGA
- a CDS encoding CusA/CzcA family heavy metal efflux RND transporter has translation MINAILDFSLRNRFLVIMGSLLLLAAGVFSAMHLPVDAVPDITNTQVQINTAVPGLAPEETEKLVTYPLELALAGIQGVEEFRSLTKSGLSQVTLVFRDGFDLFRARQLVSERLVQVDLPAGLSPQMSPISTGLGEIVYYTLDYKKDAPQRQQTRERQLMDLREAHDYIVKPFLRTVPGVAEVNSSGGYERQLVILPKPESLVNAGMTFGELAEIIGQNVDNAGGGVIERGNDRVLIRGVSKVTSAEDIANLPVKFAAGIEPLRVKDLAEVGIGSNVRTGCAVENGEEAVLGTVMMLVGENSRIISKRVEEKLGELQKKLPASLEIRIQYARSEVVDRTIDTVKHNLFEGAILVIVVLLVLLGNWRAALIVALAIPLSFLFALIGMTFGGVSGNLMSLGAVDFGLIIDGAVVMVENIVRVLGEKQHELGRKLTAKERMNAVREAGEQVGSPMFFGVLIITLVYLPILALTGIEGKMFHPMAITVMLALGGALILALTLMPALCSLLLRGNISEKDNFLMRWVKAAYAPSLSIAWKSRWGVVGGVAVLLIGTVMLFMSLKQEFVPTLNEGSWTAMVYQPANTSLKTSLNRCIKTQQYLITKVPEVTRTFARVGTSEVATDPMSPGEYDLYVFYKPQSEWRQENGKPVNRDRLAELVREELAKEVPEQDYDFAQPIQMRFNEMLEGSRADLAVRIFGDDYDTMEKIAGEVKTILEGIAGTDNAEFESQGRVPVLEIRVDRASMLKYNVEAAEVNAAITTAMAGHTAGMLIENNRRRAIVVRLPESLRNNPEVMKALPVRTQDGGLITLGRLADFVEVPQVDAIGREDGHRRVGLNVDLAGGTDSEAYVNAAREMIAASIQMPEGYRVDFGGQFEHLQEARARLMIVVPLALVLIFVLIHATFKSVTQTLIIYTGIPLAITGGVLALWMRDLPFSISAAIGFIALCGVAVLNGVVLISCFNQLRNEGRDAEQAVTEGSLQRLRPVLMTAMVASLGFIPMAISEGAGAEVQRPLATVVIGGIVSSTFLTLFLLPVLYRWLLGRPQRQRDPAHCDDAQMIPDAQPAI, from the coding sequence ATGATCAACGCCATCCTCGACTTCTCGCTCAGGAACCGCTTCCTGGTCATCATGGGCTCGCTGCTGCTGCTCGCAGCCGGTGTTTTCTCCGCCATGCACCTCCCGGTGGATGCGGTGCCGGACATCACCAACACGCAGGTGCAGATCAACACCGCCGTGCCCGGCCTCGCGCCGGAGGAGACGGAAAAACTCGTCACCTATCCGCTGGAACTCGCGCTCGCGGGCATTCAGGGCGTGGAGGAATTTCGCTCGCTCACCAAGTCCGGCCTCTCGCAGGTCACGCTCGTGTTTCGCGATGGCTTTGACCTGTTTCGTGCGCGCCAGCTCGTGAGTGAACGTCTTGTGCAGGTCGATCTGCCCGCCGGACTCAGCCCGCAGATGTCTCCCATCAGCACGGGCCTGGGCGAGATCGTCTATTACACGCTCGACTACAAAAAGGACGCGCCGCAGCGCCAACAAACGCGTGAGCGTCAGCTCATGGACCTGCGCGAGGCGCACGACTACATCGTGAAGCCTTTTTTGCGCACGGTGCCCGGCGTCGCGGAGGTGAACAGCAGCGGCGGCTACGAACGCCAGCTCGTCATCCTGCCCAAACCCGAGTCGCTTGTGAACGCAGGCATGACTTTCGGCGAACTGGCCGAGATCATCGGCCAAAACGTCGATAATGCCGGCGGCGGAGTCATTGAGCGTGGCAATGACCGCGTGCTGATTCGTGGCGTGAGCAAAGTCACAAGCGCGGAGGACATCGCGAATCTGCCCGTCAAATTCGCCGCAGGCATCGAGCCGCTGCGCGTGAAGGATCTCGCGGAAGTCGGCATCGGCAGCAACGTGCGCACCGGTTGCGCCGTCGAAAACGGCGAGGAAGCCGTGCTCGGTACCGTGATGATGCTCGTCGGCGAAAACAGCCGCATCATCAGCAAGCGCGTCGAAGAAAAGCTCGGCGAGCTGCAAAAGAAGCTGCCCGCCAGCCTCGAAATCCGCATCCAGTATGCCCGCAGCGAGGTCGTGGACCGCACCATCGACACCGTGAAGCACAATCTCTTTGAAGGAGCCATCCTCGTCATCGTCGTGCTGCTCGTCCTGCTCGGAAACTGGCGCGCGGCGCTCATCGTGGCGCTCGCCATCCCGCTTTCGTTCTTGTTTGCCCTCATCGGCATGACCTTCGGCGGAGTGTCTGGAAATCTGATGTCACTCGGAGCCGTGGACTTCGGCCTCATCATCGACGGTGCCGTCGTGATGGTCGAAAACATCGTCCGCGTGCTCGGCGAGAAGCAGCACGAGCTGGGACGCAAACTGACCGCCAAGGAGCGCATGAACGCCGTGCGTGAGGCGGGCGAGCAAGTCGGCAGCCCCATGTTCTTCGGCGTGCTGATCATCACGCTCGTTTATCTGCCCATCCTCGCGCTCACCGGCATCGAAGGGAAAATGTTCCACCCGATGGCCATCACGGTCATGCTGGCACTCGGCGGCGCTTTGATTCTCGCGCTCACGCTCATGCCCGCGCTCTGCTCCTTGCTGCTTCGAGGCAACATCAGTGAGAAGGACAATTTTCTCATGCGCTGGGTCAAGGCGGCCTACGCGCCGTCTTTGAGCATCGCCTGGAAGTCGCGCTGGGGCGTGGTCGGTGGCGTCGCGGTGCTGCTCATCGGCACGGTGATGCTGTTCATGAGTTTGAAGCAGGAATTCGTGCCCACGCTCAATGAAGGCTCCTGGACGGCCATGGTCTATCAACCCGCCAACACCAGCCTCAAGACCTCGCTGAATCGCTGCATCAAAACACAGCAGTATCTCATAACTAAAGTGCCGGAAGTCACACGCACCTTCGCCCGTGTCGGCACCAGCGAGGTGGCGACTGATCCGATGTCTCCCGGCGAGTACGACCTCTACGTCTTCTACAAACCGCAGTCCGAATGGCGCCAAGAAAACGGCAAACCGGTGAATCGTGACCGCCTGGCCGAGCTGGTGCGCGAAGAACTCGCCAAGGAGGTGCCGGAGCAGGATTACGACTTCGCGCAGCCGATCCAGATGCGTTTCAATGAGATGCTCGAAGGCTCCCGCGCCGATCTGGCCGTACGCATCTTTGGCGATGACTACGACACGATGGAAAAGATCGCCGGAGAGGTCAAAACGATCCTCGAAGGCATCGCAGGCACGGACAACGCCGAGTTTGAAAGCCAGGGCCGCGTGCCGGTGCTCGAGATCCGCGTGGACCGCGCCTCCATGCTCAAATACAACGTCGAAGCCGCCGAAGTGAACGCCGCCATCACCACCGCGATGGCTGGACACACCGCAGGCATGTTGATCGAAAACAATCGCCGCCGCGCCATCGTCGTGCGCCTGCCAGAGTCCCTGCGCAACAACCCCGAGGTCATGAAAGCGCTGCCCGTGCGCACTCAGGACGGCGGTCTCATCACTCTCGGTCGCCTCGCCGACTTCGTGGAAGTGCCGCAGGTCGATGCGATTGGCCGTGAAGACGGTCATCGTCGTGTCGGACTCAATGTCGATCTCGCCGGTGGCACCGATTCCGAAGCCTACGTCAACGCGGCCCGCGAAATGATCGCCGCGAGCATCCAGATGCCCGAAGGCTACCGCGTCGATTTCGGCGGCCAGTTTGAGCATCTGCAAGAAGCCCGCGCACGGCTCATGATCGTCGTGCCGCTCGCGCTGGTGCTCATCTTTGTGCTCATCCACGCCACTTTCAAAAGCGTCACGCAGACGCTTATCATCTACACCGGCATTCCGCTCGCCATCACCGGCGGCGTGCTTGCCCTGTGGATGCGCGACCTGCCCTTCAGCATCAGCGCCGCCATCGGCTTCATCGCGCTGTGCGGCGTGGCCGTGCTCAATGGCGTGGTGCTCATCAGTTGCTTCAACCAGCTCCGCAACGAAGGCCGCGATGCCGAGCAAGCCGTCACAGAAGGCAGCCTGCAACGTCTGCGCCCCGTTTTGATGACCGCCATGGTCGCCAGCCTCGGCTTCATCCCCATGGCCATCAGCGAAGGCGCTGGCGCCGAAGTCCAGCGCCCGCTCGCCACCGTCGTCATCGGCGGAATCGTCAGCAGCACCTTCCTCACACTGTTCCTGCTGCCAGTGCTGTATCGCTGGCTGCTCGGACGACCCCAAAGACAACGCGATCCTGCGCACTGCGACGATGCCCAGATGATTCCCGACGCCCAACCCGCGATATGA
- a CDS encoding TolC family protein: protein MKLSSSLLFSAVLLAGGANSLTARDSTAVTSSDLVVEALQKNPEVRFYEAEIAAARGGRQTAGQLANPELSTELGGMSLAQAKEGLVWRASILQVFDFPGRMSLRKAIADRDITLAELGLKQFKSQLANEVRARAGDVLLLKRKEDAARSVRERLESLIEVLVQRDTGSVSALLERRILEATLLTSDRTLTDASKQVREATTTLVVLCGRGPDQPIRLSGVFTSFPTVPPLESLKQQAARSNFDLQQKRLQVAKQGLKIDLTKSDRWGNITFGPYMAGQHAGGTQIEGGFVVSIPLPLWNKNKGNIAAEEARTQQAEALLLATLRDLERDLAVERSAYLAELDALSRWRPESEKQFSDAAAEADRHYRLGAVPAATYVEMQRGYLDAMDSLIESRRNAWRHRMEIERLTGQPMGTELSRMEIGQR from the coding sequence ATGAAACTTTCCTCTTCTCTCCTCTTCTCTGCCGTCCTGCTCGCAGGTGGCGCAAACTCGCTGACAGCACGTGATTCCACCGCTGTCACCAGCAGCGACCTCGTCGTTGAAGCTCTCCAAAAGAACCCCGAAGTCCGCTTCTACGAGGCGGAGATCGCCGCCGCGCGCGGTGGTCGTCAAACCGCCGGTCAGCTCGCCAATCCAGAACTCAGCACCGAACTCGGCGGCATGAGCCTCGCCCAGGCCAAAGAGGGCCTCGTGTGGCGTGCGAGCATTTTGCAGGTCTTCGACTTTCCCGGCCGCATGTCGCTGCGGAAAGCCATCGCAGATCGTGACATCACGCTCGCCGAGCTGGGCCTTAAGCAGTTCAAATCCCAGCTCGCCAACGAAGTTCGTGCACGTGCAGGCGATGTGCTGCTGCTCAAGCGCAAAGAAGATGCCGCACGCTCCGTGCGCGAGCGCTTGGAATCGCTCATCGAAGTGCTCGTGCAGCGTGACACCGGCTCTGTCAGCGCCTTGCTCGAACGTCGCATCCTGGAGGCCACTCTTCTCACCAGCGACCGCACTTTGACCGATGCCTCGAAGCAAGTCCGCGAGGCCACCACCACACTCGTCGTGCTCTGCGGACGTGGCCCCGATCAGCCGATTCGGCTCAGCGGCGTCTTCACCTCCTTCCCCACCGTGCCGCCTCTCGAGTCGCTCAAGCAGCAGGCCGCACGCTCAAATTTTGATCTCCAGCAAAAGCGTCTCCAAGTCGCCAAGCAGGGCCTCAAGATCGACCTCACCAAATCCGACCGTTGGGGAAACATCACCTTCGGCCCTTACATGGCCGGACAGCACGCCGGTGGCACGCAAATCGAAGGCGGTTTCGTCGTTTCCATCCCGCTGCCGCTTTGGAACAAGAACAAAGGCAACATCGCCGCCGAGGAGGCACGCACGCAGCAGGCCGAGGCACTGCTCCTGGCCACCTTGCGCGATCTGGAGCGCGATCTCGCGGTCGAACGCTCCGCCTATCTCGCCGAACTCGACGCATTGTCACGCTGGCGTCCTGAGAGTGAAAAACAGTTCAGCGATGCCGCCGCCGAGGCCGATCGTCACTACCGCCTCGGTGCCGTGCCTGCCGCGACCTATGTCGAAATGCAGCGCGGTTATCTCGATGCCATGGACTCACTCATCGAGTCCCGCCGCAACGCCTGGAGGCACCGCATGGAGATCGAGCGCCTCACCGGGCAGCCCATGGGCACAGAGTTGAGTCGCATGGAAATCGGACAACGCTAA
- a CDS encoding sigma-70 family RNA polymerase sigma factor, with the protein MRATLDDSSFGPPDENAGLFRRALTSDSEAAAKLYARCMPALQYWLQARLPGCDAEDLAHEALLTALRRGSRFHQGARLMPWLRTIAWHLAQKRMRGDSRRKRREREYVEHELRVTGTTPDLSPKRLAALNACLASLPEQQRQLLHLRYTEGRSSSDIAAEQGRTRSAIAVSIHRICQRLRQDLSGAGHPVKDDHLVMND; encoded by the coding sequence ATGAGAGCCACGCTGGATGATTCCTCCTTTGGACCGCCGGACGAAAACGCCGGGTTGTTCAGGCGTGCCCTCACTTCGGACTCCGAAGCCGCTGCCAAACTCTATGCCCGCTGCATGCCTGCCTTGCAATACTGGCTCCAGGCACGTCTGCCCGGCTGCGATGCCGAAGATCTAGCCCATGAGGCGCTGCTGACCGCGCTGCGACGTGGATCACGTTTCCACCAAGGTGCCCGCCTCATGCCCTGGCTCAGGACCATCGCCTGGCATCTGGCGCAGAAACGAATGCGGGGGGACTCACGGAGAAAAAGACGCGAGCGCGAGTATGTGGAGCACGAGCTTCGTGTGACCGGCACCACGCCCGACCTGTCGCCGAAACGTCTGGCCGCCTTGAACGCCTGTCTTGCCAGCCTGCCCGAGCAGCAACGCCAGCTTCTGCATCTTCGTTACACCGAAGGCCGCAGCAGCAGTGACATCGCGGCAGAGCAGGGCCGCACGCGCAGCGCCATCGCCGTCAGTATTCACCGCATTTGCCAGCGGCTGCGGCAGGATCTCAGCGGAGCCGGGCACCCGGTCAAAGATGATCATTTGGTAATGAATGATTAA
- a CDS encoding putative Ig domain-containing protein: MNATRLLKHIALALFVLAFVALPQGAQASIAYGSINNFDTVNDTGHECHGFEIEIEDCRSTDITYTYNYNHYGAPRIEQDDSIVGHPKCRIRWESKKNADGSWAAYTAIPSGPINPTNGHMFTNPSVNFGGEHFGVGYRVSASVVKYNWLIDNGAGVLVHGGAVQVSTPTFTYYPPVVGNPAPARVQAVIAPPVPPVPPVKQFGKAVWVKEIKTTTHNNKEVKLRDLVSDDPVDPNDKNWANGEPDEVEVEWRILQKRNIPGGGANDELAAAPEDLPNGDEVVTRRYEFYKYTGPLDAESDEAMADAVDADGLHGTGMRTYNHHMVGGEWVTVTEDMATIEVVGDFTGSQMAAVDVDAPVGLIDHVGEGRINTVFVARTVVIEGVNPFTALQEGNLPPGMTFNEVTGVLSGTPTASGEFQFKITASDGVNPDVSKNYTLVIAAAGAALPPASLLDTVVSPVGAGTTTGDGSYDVGANATVTAAAVPGFAFLNWTDNGKIVSTNTSHTLAMDVNHSLIANFVPTYLIGTSAVPAIGGTTSGDGIVNEGASVTVTATANAGYTFTQWTEGGLVVSNTASFTFNAASDRDLVAHFAVIGVTRTISVSAGPGGTAAGGGTVADGSSVTVTVTPDAGYTFVNWTEGGVPVCAVPSHTFSATANRTLVAHFQPVGGGPEGSFVISAAASPLAGGSITGTGNHAPGASVTLHAFNNAGYQFTKWTESGIEVSTLKDYTFTVNSSRTLTAVFVPALSIGVLASPPQGGFVEADAPSYTVGDGADVQADANPGYTFLNWTENGSVVSTDAKYIFTINTSRTLVANFYSSGSVTIDLSASPAAGGVVSGGGSIAIGAPVTALAGQADGYKFSHWSEGGVRVNTDKDYQFDAAVNRTLVANFVEVPATGMKETEDPDEVELEWPEASDGWILQESSDMVNWVNSTRPVNIGGGKKKSRVNKIVNPKLFFRLVKP; the protein is encoded by the coding sequence ATGAACGCAACCCGCCTTCTCAAGCACATCGCCCTCGCCCTTTTCGTCCTGGCCTTCGTGGCTCTGCCGCAAGGCGCCCAGGCCAGCATCGCCTACGGCAGCATCAACAACTTCGACACCGTCAACGACACCGGGCACGAGTGCCACGGCTTTGAGATCGAGATCGAGGACTGCCGCAGCACGGACATCACCTACACCTACAATTACAACCATTACGGTGCGCCGAGGATCGAGCAGGATGACAGCATCGTCGGCCATCCGAAGTGCCGCATCCGCTGGGAGAGCAAAAAGAACGCGGACGGCTCCTGGGCGGCCTACACCGCGATCCCCAGCGGCCCGATCAATCCGACCAACGGCCACATGTTCACCAATCCGAGCGTGAACTTCGGCGGCGAGCATTTTGGCGTCGGTTATCGCGTGTCGGCGTCTGTGGTGAAGTACAACTGGCTCATCGACAATGGCGCTGGCGTTTTGGTGCATGGCGGCGCGGTGCAGGTCTCGACCCCGACCTTCACGTATTATCCGCCTGTCGTTGGCAATCCGGCTCCTGCGCGGGTGCAGGCCGTCATCGCCCCGCCGGTGCCGCCCGTGCCGCCGGTGAAGCAATTCGGCAAAGCCGTGTGGGTGAAGGAGATCAAGACCACCACGCACAACAACAAGGAGGTCAAGCTGCGCGATCTCGTCTCTGACGACCCCGTTGACCCCAACGATAAAAACTGGGCCAATGGCGAGCCGGATGAGGTCGAGGTGGAGTGGCGCATCTTGCAGAAGCGCAATATTCCTGGCGGCGGCGCAAATGACGAGCTTGCTGCCGCGCCCGAAGATCTGCCCAATGGCGACGAGGTGGTGACCCGCCGCTACGAGTTCTACAAATACACGGGTCCGCTCGATGCGGAGAGTGACGAGGCGATGGCAGATGCCGTCGATGCGGATGGTCTTCATGGCACCGGCATGAGGACATACAATCACCACATGGTCGGGGGCGAGTGGGTGACGGTCACCGAGGACATGGCCACGATTGAGGTCGTGGGTGACTTCACCGGCTCGCAAATGGCCGCAGTGGATGTGGATGCGCCTGTGGGCCTCATTGACCACGTTGGTGAAGGCAGGATCAACACAGTCTTCGTGGCCCGCACGGTCGTCATTGAAGGCGTGAATCCGTTCACCGCCCTTCAGGAAGGCAATCTGCCTCCAGGCATGACTTTCAACGAAGTCACGGGCGTGCTTTCCGGCACACCGACGGCCAGCGGCGAGTTTCAGTTCAAGATCACCGCCAGTGACGGCGTCAATCCCGATGTGTCGAAGAACTACACGCTCGTCATCGCCGCCGCCGGTGCCGCGCTGCCTCCTGCGAGTCTGCTGGACACCGTTGTCTCTCCCGTCGGCGCAGGCACGACGACCGGCGACGGCTCCTACGACGTCGGTGCGAACGCGACGGTGACAGCCGCAGCCGTTCCCGGCTTCGCCTTCCTCAACTGGACGGACAACGGCAAAATCGTCAGCACCAACACCAGCCACACGCTGGCAATGGATGTGAATCATTCGCTGATCGCCAACTTCGTGCCGACCTACTTGATCGGCACCAGTGCAGTGCCTGCCATCGGCGGCACAACAAGCGGCGACGGCATCGTCAATGAGGGCGCGAGTGTCACGGTGACGGCGACCGCCAATGCGGGTTATACCTTCACGCAATGGACCGAGGGTGGCCTGGTGGTGAGCAACACAGCGAGCTTCACCTTCAACGCGGCCTCGGATCGCGATTTGGTGGCCCACTTCGCCGTCATAGGCGTCACGCGCACCATCAGTGTGAGCGCGGGGCCGGGCGGCACGGCGGCAGGCGGCGGCACCGTGGCGGACGGCAGCAGCGTCACGGTGACGGTGACGCCGGACGCCGGTTACACCTTTGTGAACTGGACCGAAGGCGGCGTTCCTGTCTGCGCGGTTCCATCCCACACGTTCAGCGCGACGGCGAACCGCACGCTGGTGGCGCATTTCCAGCCCGTCGGCGGCGGTCCGGAAGGATCATTCGTGATCAGCGCCGCCGCCTCGCCGCTCGCCGGCGGCAGCATTACGGGCACGGGCAATCACGCACCCGGAGCCAGCGTCACGCTGCACGCTTTCAACAATGCCGGTTACCAGTTCACCAAATGGACCGAAAGTGGCATCGAAGTCAGCACGCTGAAGGACTACACCTTCACGGTGAACTCAAGCCGCACCCTCACCGCCGTCTTTGTTCCCGCGTTGAGCATCGGCGTCTTGGCCTCGCCACCGCAAGGCGGCTTCGTCGAGGCGGACGCGCCAAGTTATACTGTGGGCGACGGCGCGGATGTGCAGGCGGATGCCAACCCAGGCTACACTTTCCTCAACTGGACAGAAAACGGCAGCGTGGTCAGCACCGATGCGAAATACATCTTCACCATCAACACGAGCCGCACTCTGGTCGCGAATTTCTATTCCTCAGGCAGTGTCACCATTGATCTCAGCGCCTCTCCGGCTGCGGGAGGCGTCGTCAGCGGCGGTGGCAGCATCGCCATCGGCGCTCCTGTGACCGCTCTCGCCGGGCAGGCCGACGGGTACAAGTTCAGCCATTGGAGTGAAGGCGGCGTCCGCGTGAACACCGACAAGGACTATCAGTTCGACGCCGCCGTGAACCGCACCCTGGTGGCCAACTTCGTTGAAGTGCCTGCGACAGGGATGAAGGAGACCGAGGATCCCGACGAAGTAGAGCTCGAGTGGCCCGAGGCCAGCGATGGCTGGATCCTGCAGGAGAGCTCCGACATGGTGAACTGGGTCAACAGCACCCGGCCCGTGAACATCGGCGGCGGCAAGAAGAAGTCCCGCGTCAACAAAATCGTCAACCCCAAGCTGTTCTTCCGGCTGGTCAAACCCTGA